CAAGATATTGGTGGACTTGACATCACGGTGGATAATGAGTTGCTTTGTGCCTGCATGAAGATATTCTAGCCCACGAGCGGATCCGAGGCAAATAGCCAAACGTTGGTTCCATGATAATACTTGATTGTTGTTTGTTCCCTTAGTGTCCCTGTAAATCAAATGGTCACGAAGGGTGCCACGGGGCACGTACTCGTATATCAACATCATCTCTCCCTTTTCATCACAATACCCGATCAAGGACACCAAATGCCTGTGACGTAGTCTTGAAAGCATCTCAATTTCAGTAAGGAACTCTTGCTCCCCCTGTTTGGATGTCGGGTTTAGTCGTTTGATAGCCACATCAGTGGCTCCACCATCTATGCAACCTTTGTACACCTTGCCAAACCCGCCCCGACCAATGATTAAGTTCTGATCGAAGTCGCGAGTGGTAATCCTTATCTGGGTCAGCGAGAAGCGTCGACAAAGATCAGATGGTAAGGACGGTCTAGAGGAGTTGGCCGATGtaaatagcttcttatattgtactTTGCGTCGAAACAGAGCGAGTAGAATAACAGAAACTAGTAGTAAACCACCAGTGATACTTCCAATAAGAATGATAGTCTTACGAATTGAACTTTTAGAGCTTGGAGTTCGATTTAGTGAAGTTGTGTGAGTAACGTTGTAAGGTGGATTTGGAACTGCAAGATTTCTAGTTGGATCGCTCAACTTCAGGATCTCTAACCCGCTCAGCAAGACATCTGTAACACTAAGAAAAAGAACAAGTGCAACAAATAAGATAATATTGTAAACCTTACTAAGAAAAGATAATGTTCTCcaacaattataacaatataagGGCGATACGAGTtgaaaatatatattaattaatgttATTATTTGAAAATGATTTGATTAATACTACTTATAAAATAAAACTGTAAATCGctattattatttttgtaatttttggtccatttataaacaattttataaaatatgggttaattatggtcaaattattagtgaagactaaattttgagtcctaaaaggttagggtaattaacttatgcataaatatgagtttatgtatttttgtgattataaaatgttgaaatcacgcaaatccgtaaaaaccgagtaatatacgatattggctaattaaaaggcgatttagcataaaaattgagcatgttcatacatattataatgctgaattttctttatgattgtcataattttaatttatgtaatttttgaattatgtaattttacttagtatggccttagattttaattggtatttcccgaaatgtatgggaatatcgattcggttgtaatttttattgtgatctcgtatcaccgttttgtaatttaatagatttattttattttagttacaaatgtataataggaaattatgtaatttattatgtaattttattcattccggagttcccaaagacggatttcttcaagaatggcgatacataaagacggtgttacctcgagatgcgtgccacaaccgaagttcaagggaccaatggagttggtttccgaatatgtaatagttaaatagtttttctattttaggaaaggccatactaggatttatttatctttatgcttgcattttattttatgtcacatgcatcgctaaatcgccataactaaacatgcattgtcttatcgagtttatcgaccgtgtcaattagaattatcgtagttcaccgctttagttcacttaaaacgtgatagataataaattgacatgacctctcgctaaaacaattaattgagacatagccttaccaaatagtagaaaccatgaaaacctatttcgcgagggagtgcactcggctaccccggggtacaaaccttgttacgtaggggaagtgggtgataaatgtctaatccaccgaattcatgttgatgagggtttcatcggctaccccgtgcctaagttgatgtgggtttggataatggacacatttattcgaaatttggattgaactcaacaaaagtaattgataagggtttcatcggctaccccgtgcccttgttgatgtgttttgggctatagataaacattagagtaattttatcgaccaagagttctaaaagtagaatcgattaaacgttaatccatcgagttatattgatgaaggtttcatcggctaccccgtgcctaaattgatatgaatttgggtcttggaatcatttattatagttgggtagaggtcactatataaatgttcatatcttgttaatattttacaagtatgattttaaaaagacaaatgttaatatttccttttcctccatatttgtagttctaaaacaatgaatccatcaaatgctaccgcaccaattactattgaatcttaccacaatgttcttgacgacatttgctccaacaacgatttcgatacaactagagaacttcatttcgggataggttcggatggaaaccttaacttcatcacttcttctaaaccacccactactactagacctcgtgtgagtccgtctcaggaagactacctcatacgatctataagGTCTTTTGTCtcggaagataaagatgccaaagctagtgggagctctagcaatcaagttcttgcgtcaaagggaaagaggttcaagaagaaaggaaagaaagtcaaaaacttcaagcaagttaatgatgagtgccattattgctatggcatgggacattggcttaggaattgccctatgtatttgcgaaatataagggaaggactcattactccaaaaagtacaattcctaaagaaatttatgttattgatataaattatacttccactacgacatgggtactagataccggttgtggttctcacctttgtaatcatttacagggtttaagagatgtggagaggcttagcaagggagatgtggatctacgccttggaaatggagctcgggtagcggccgaatccaagggaaattatgttttagctttgcctaatggatttgagttgtatttgcataattgtttttatgtacctacgctctctaaaaacattatttcaatcgccatgctagacatggacggttttttttttgtcattaagaacaatcgttgtactatttctaggaatgatttggttattggccaagcttcttccattaatggcatttacattttagagacctcaaatccaacgaatgatatttataacattcaatcaaagaaactcaaatcaagtgacccaagtgaagcgttcatttggcattgtcgattaggtcacataaacgagaatcgcatcaaaagattaatttcaactaatgtgattacaccatttgattatcaatcatttggtacatgcgaatattgcctacttggcaaaatgactcgtaatccttttagtggtaaaggaacacgagctagtgagctattgggactcatacacaccgatgtatgcggaccaatgagtatcaccgctcgtggtaattatgactactttataaccttcaccgatgacttgagtagatatgggtatatctatttaatgaaacacaagagtgaagcatttgagaaattcaaggaattccaaaacgaagtagagaaccaattgaacaaaagaattaaggcactacgatccgatcgtggtggtgaataccttagtcttgaatttgattcacacttgaaaagttgtggtattatatcacaactttctccacccggaacaccacaactgaatggtgttgccgaaaggagaaatcgaaccctacttgatatggttcgatccatgatgagtcaaaccgagttaccgaactcgttttggggatttgcaatccaaactgcaattctatctttgaataatagtcccactaaagccaccgaaaagactccatttgagacatggaaaggaagagttcctaatctatcctatatgaaaatttggagatgtgatgcttacgtcaaggctaaacccgacaataagcttgccccaagatccgaaaaatgcatctttgtaggctatcctttgacctctcgaggttactacttctacaaacctcaagataacaaagtgtttgtgtcttccgaggctgtcttcttagaaagccagtttatttctaagagacagagtgggagaaattttgaacttgatgaagttcaagagccacaaaccgaggtagagacgcaagaagatgttccttcgtcgtctaacgcggttgtacctcctccactaagaaggacgggccgagtaattcgccatcccgatcgatatgtgggacttatcgaggaagatggaacactcgatgtgttgcttatggaaagtgacgagcccgccacctacaaggccgcaatctctagtcctaattccaccttatggcttgaagccatgaagtccgaaatggattctatgcttgaaaaccaagtttgggacttggtagatttgcctaaaggggcaagaccccttcaatgcaaatggatattcaaagtcaagaatggcatagaaggacatgatgatgtctacaaagctaggctagtggcaaaaggatttacccaagtccaaggtctccattatgatgagacatttgcccccgtagccatgctaagatccatacggattttgttagcgatcgccgcatttcatgattatgaaatatggcaaatggatgtcaaaaccgcttttctaaatgggcatttagaagaggaggtgtacatgatacaacccgaaggttttgttgattatgaaaatcctaacaaagtgtgcaagcttaagagatccatttatggtcttaagcaagcatctagaagttggaatcatcgattcaatcatgttataaaggaaaatggtttcactcgaaatgttgaggaaccatgtttatacatgaaattcagtaggagcaatgttgtgttcctaatcttgtatgtcgatgacatactactcattggaaatgatattccaatgttgtctttggttaagaagtggttaggtaaccacttccaaatgaaggatttaggagaggcacaacgcatattaggtatccggatctatagagatagacccaagaggatattggcactaagtcaagagtcttatgttgataatattcttcgacgattcagcatggacaaatccaaaaggggtttggtacctatggtaaccggaacgatattgagcaagactcaatgtccctccgaaccccatgatgttgaacgcatgaagttgatcccttacgcttcatttgttggatcaatcatgtatgccatgatatgcacacgtcccgatgtctcgtatgccttgagcatgacgagtagatatcaaggaaatccaggtgagagtcactgggattgtcaagaacatccttaagtacttgagaagaactaaggactctatcctagtgtttggaggagacactgagttgcgtgttaatggatacacggactcaagttttcaaacagatagagatgacatgaaatcacaagctggttttattttcatgctcaatggtggtgccgtaagctggagaagcttcaaggaagtcagaatcgcggattcgacaacggaggtgagtacatagcaaagcatcgaagtcgccaaggaagctatgtggatcaagcaattcacggaaggtctaaaagtagtacctaccgccaatgatcccatcactctctattgtgataatagtgggacgatcttccaagctaaggagccaaagtctagtaatagatctagacatgtacttagaaaatatcatgtaataagagatttcattgaaagaaaggatattgcgatttgtaaggttgggacggatgacaacatagccgatccgctcaccaagcctttatcgcaggctaagcatgatggacatgttacgtccatgggacttaaacgtgtaccaagtttttgttagattttgaaatgaaataaaagtgttgtttttgttcatgttcataatcacatttgtcttttatctttaatttatactttgttacatccaaacgggttgtagagacaattgaaccccgttaaagtgaacacggattaacattgtatttgcccatagttacttgtatgaggtgacgtctcgaagtgactagagtgtgatgcgattgatggcaagttcaagtgccatagagtcatgtgagatgactagtcgatcacataggcagactgttaggaacattttgtcgggcctaatgaccgcttatagagttctgcaaatttatatagcctggccgtggcgagagctactatagtattctaatgagtcgattcttttgactaaagactattcgcctaagatggcacagtttcagattaactttgatttgtgttactacgaccttcgtaaatggggtcaaatgggcatattttgggttatgatggtgtggctagtcgaagggaatgagtgcgataggaattgtccaccccttgtcgggttatataacaatatctcggggccactcgaggagtaatgaacggaaatgcgtggccacgctcggaatgtatccatgatagataagtccggtcaatcgttattctccggatcgaggaaaccactctcgatatgatcacttgcaagtacgaccgaaagacaccttgcattgagtgggagatagtaataggacaagagaattggtgacgcacacttgtcgaggacaagtgggagattgttgggaaatgtgtcctcaacaatagtgcgatcacatgatttaaatatcattattaaatctcattttaaagaatacaattgggaagtatttatattGTCAATGGTCAAagcatatatcggtaatgattggctaactagagtttgacattcgtcgtgacgacggtggtgatcgattgacccctaggtcatacctatagggcaacactcttaattgattatttaattaaccgtataacgttacgagttaattaaattacttgaaaattgacggacgattttggaagtaaaatttacgtatcatattgaaatgtgattaaatgagatacggtctgagtaatcgaattgtttcattactcggatgaaattattgtttaaggaaacaatcggaattgaatgaatttttgtaaatacgatttataaagtggtaaaatattttggcacaagtaattatgaaattactaaatcaatttttgtatgtgacgtatttttattaatacgttgatttttaatatgttaaaaatacataacaaatatatgtgacatatgacatgtaacatatagacaattgacaaaaataatatggaatacatattatgtaaagtgccgaaaattggaggagttttagctacatattgtgtttatattataattagtaaacataatgattactaataagagtaggcatgcaaccctagtgtgcattgttaagacaaacaagggcatgcattgggtgggtgttcttccctcctcttctcctcctacccggttgGTAATCACAATAAACTAGGTCGTTAATATACTAGATTtaagctaccaaattaacaatttctaagccaaactatactctagactactctaaatgataaagtaatatagtgcaagtaagggtcgaacccaagagaaggtcttttaagctaaaaacttgaaatgtaaactattgactattAAAGACAAAGTTATagacaaacaatggttattcacaatggcaaacaatagagagacataAAAAGGGGGTTTTAGAGTTGATTTGTGACATGAAACAAAGTGAAATTTGCAATCCTATTCTAACAAGCAATAACACAAGCACTTGATGAGCAAGATGGTTCAATAATTAGGAGAACTTGGTGCAATCCTACAagttccaacttttctcaaagcaagactcttttctctctagttttcatttacccaacaacaatcctcaagcaagtgattaccactatctaagccaacaatgataatcctacttaaactacaaattctaacattaaaccatgtaaGAATTGTAACCAAAAGCATGAAGAacaaaaccaagaggaaagtaaatgggatatcacaaagatatgtttaaaccaacaaatcctatgatacaatcaatttctactcacaaaggttgatactttaaaccaagataacaacaatcatgagatgcttcaacaagttatTACAAAAGCAAGCAACtttgcaacaacaagcaatagatgaatgaaaaagaggcaagggtaattacttctcacaacaaaacattcatcatgacattagaacttagaaattgaaataaatgaaagagtagagattaaggagtcaatacaataataaagatggaaacttgcaatggattacaccaagtagggaaggatttagccttccatagtcttcaaaacccaaagaaataaagaaagattacaactttgcatCCAAATAGTCTTCTAAATTACTACAAGATTAAACCCTAAGAATGAGATTAAAAGAGATGATATGATGGTAGGTGATGTGAGTAGGAGTCCCCTTCTAAGATCAAATAATGTGGGTATTTATACCCTTGGCTCTTGGCATTAGGTTAAGGCAAAATTGGGTCTTCAAATTAGTGAATCCCGAAACAAAGCGCAGCATGCGCGTTAGGAGCGCAGCCTGCGCATTTCAGCCTTGCAGCGCGTTTTTGCGAGAGCCATATCTCCCTCATTTcttggacaaataaggcgtgtgatataccgttggaaagctaagatcacaagctttcacctcaacttggccttgcatcgatacgaagtctagaactcgagatatatccatttgaagttgacccttgtgaaaccgagttttcaattcttcattttggctcttgtttgtctATGCTAAGGCATCAAATCTTCCATTAGCTTACTTTTCTTGACTTTGCACTTATTCCATTGGCTTACCTTTGCGTCTCCTCCTTCACCTTGGTAAGTTATAAGCTAAGActctaaaattacaaccaaaagtgcaaaccggtatattacaacaagtccaactaaaacacggtatcaagcatgtttattgtgataacattaacctattgactcgtcacaatttgacactatcaAATTCCCCCACACTTGAACTTTACTCGTCTCGAGTAAAACTCAAGACTAAGTAGGAAGGTACACAAGTCCATCAAGTGAGTGTAGGAGAATCCGATCACTCTTCCCTTacctcttccttcttatatctccctcttGAACAATCCACCGATTAAAAagaaaatctagactcaaagtTTTTGCACACACTCTTCACTCACTCACCCTCCTTATACCATCCCTCACACAAGACACGACACAACTCCAACTCCGACACATCAtgcaactccacccttcttatatcaccaaagaAGTAGTAATGGTCACTCTTGTCTTATCCCAAGACAATAGCAAAGTGACCCATCAAAATCCTCCTATCAATCACAACTCATCACTACTTAtaacacccccttatcactccatatATGAAAATTGTGCTACTTGGTCGGCCAAACTCCATTAAGCATCAACAACACAAGTAGCCAAATCAAAAATCCACCAATTTGGGACAAGTTCTTGTGactcaaaataaattaaattctagacctaacctccttccaagaccctccttatcactcccgtcttatccctccatctttttggtgttacaattttcaatttttcgacttttttttttttttttttgaaaatccctcattttgcctaaggtgccctttcgggttttcaccttagctttttcctttcctctcatcggtggctcgcaactcgattcttcattttgcccggaatgccctttcgggttttcattccgtcctcggccacctttccaaatcttgcctaggtgtccacccttgtgggttttcacctagccggaatttccaattttcaatttttttttcaatttttttttttttttttttttcaaaaatatgcATCAAAACATGAAATAAAACTTACATATGTTGCAATCAAACTCCTCCCCCACACTTAGtttccacattgtcctcaatgtggaggagagtACTAGAAATGCAAAGGAGAGTAAAAAATGTAGGAgtacgggttgcctcccgtaaagcgcttttgattttcgtcgtttgctcgacgccttttcaacATTTTTCTTCTTCAAGAATCAAGAGCGGAACAACGCAACGCCCTTAGTAACTTGTCATACACACTAGCCCATAAACAAGAGGCATGCCCATAGCATAGATCACCCACATAGCAAGCATAAGTAAGGAAATAGTAAACACAAGATAAGTGTCTCAAGTTTTCATACCCAAGGAACGGTTTCTTGTCACGATAAGGGTATTTGAATGATGGAATGGACTTGGTGAAGACCAAGTAAGAATAAGGGGATTCATGAGCTTCTTTGGGTGATAAGCTTGATGgcttttcaaaacaaatttgaggTGGTTCCTCCTTGAGGGGGTATACCTCTACAAActcatttttcatttcttctttagcatcttccttgaccccCACACTTACAAGTTTCATAGGCTTTGGAGGTTCCCAAATCATGTCTTCAAGAGCCTCCACCTTCTCTTTTGCTATCCCAACCACCTCAAAAATCATTGCTACTTGGTCATTCTTCTCAAACACTCCACTCCTTGATTTCACAAGGGTAAATTCCGGGCAAGAGTTACTACGAACCAAGGAGTTGTTACCAAGATGTGAGGCATCAACTTCGGTATAAGGAATGTGAATAGGGATCTCAATGGATGACAAGGTCAAAGAAGGTTTCAAGTCACACATATCATTTTCCTCATCAAATAAACCCTCAAAATAAGAGTTATCAAAGGTGCAAACAACCTCTTCCTCAACCTTACTTCCCTCATGTTCATCTTTTTCAACAATTTGACCCAATGACTCTTCACACGACAACTCTTCATCAAGGCCACTAAGGACCGATGAGTTGTCCTCATCCACATGACTATTACTCGAGGAACCATCATCACTAGTGCATAAGGTGTCGGTAGATAGCACAACGGGGGAGTGACATGGAAGTGTGGTGAAAACATAAGCATCCTTCTCATCATCCCAAAAACAATACTCTTTATAAGAGTAGCTCGTATCAAGATTAAGGGGACAAGGGTCTTCAACCTCACATTCATTCTCTTTATCAAAGAAACCATCATCAAAACACTCATTGTCTAAAGTGTGAAGAACCTCTTCATCGATTTTATTTCTATCAATATCACCACGAATTTGGTTCATTTGGCTATTGAAGATGTCCATTTCCAACGTGTTGGGCTCTATTTGTTCATCAAAATTTCGATTCATTTCCTTTTGACCCTTGATAATAACTTGAAGCAATTCTTGGATTTCTATTGAAGAGTTTTGCAACTCCCGTTCTCTAGTGTCATGGGCAAGATATTGAAAAAGTTCCCATTGATCCTCATAATTCCCTTCACGGAATTTTCCATTACTCAAGCAATGCACATGAAACTTACACTCCTCATTTAAACCATAATAGACCAAATGGACAAGCTCccataatttataagaataattgcATTGCAAGACATATTGCTCAACTCTATCAAAGTAATTGCAAAACAATTCACCCTCATCTTGTGGAAAGTAGATATGAGCCATTTAATCAAACAAGTAAATAATCTATGACAAATAAATGAGTCCTAGTATTTACAAAGACTAACTCCACTAATTAAATACCAATAGTTAAAAACAAgctttagctatgttgcccttccccggcaacggcgccaaaatttggtaatCACAATAAACTAGGTCGTTAATATACTAGATTtaagctaccaaattaacaatttctaagccaaactatactctagactactctaaatgataaagtaatatagtgcaagtaagggtcgaacccaagagaaggtcttttaagctaaaaacttgaaatgtaaactattgactattAAAGACAAAGTTATagacaaacaatggttattcacaatggcaaacaatagagagacataAAAAGGGGGTTTTAGAGTTGATTTGTGACATGAAACAAAGTGAAATTTGCAATCCTATTCTAACAAGCAATAACACAAGCACTTGATGAGCAAGATGGTTCAATAATTAGGAGAACTTGGTGCAATCCTACAagttccaacttttctcaaagcaagactcttttctctctagttttcatttacccaacaacaatcctcaagcaagtgattaccactatctaagccaacaatgataatcctacttaaactacaaattctaacattaaaccatgtaaGAATTGTAACCAAAAGCATGAAGAacaaaaccaagaggaaagtaaatgggatatcacaaagatatgtttaaaccaacaaatcctatgatacaatcaatttctactcacaaaggttgatactttaaaccaagataacaacaatcatgagatgcttcaacaagttatTACAAAAGCAAGCAACtttgcaacaacaagcaatagatgaatgaaaaagaggcaagggtaattacttctcacaacaaaacattcatcatgacattagaacttagaaattgaaataaatgaaagagtagagattaaggagtcaatacaataataaagatggaaacttgcaatggattacaccaagtagggaaggatttagccttccatagtcttcaaaacccaaagaaataaagaaagattacaactttgcatCCAAATAGTCTTCTAAATTACTACAAGATTAAACCCTAAGAATGAGATTAAAAGAGATGATATGATGGTAGGTGATGTGAGTAGGAGTCCCCTTCTAAGATCAAATAATGTGGGTATTTATACCCTTGGCTCTTGGCATTAGGTTAAGGCAAAATTGGGTCTTCAAATTAGTGAATCCCGAAACAAAGCGCAGCCTGCGCGTTAGGAGCGCAGCCTGCGCATTTCAGCCTTGCAGCGCGTTTTTGCGAGAGCCATATCTCCCTCATTTcttggacaaataaggcgtgtgatataccgttggaaagctaagatcacaagctttcacctcaacttggccttgcatcgatacgaagtctagaactcgagatatatccatttgaagttgacccttgtgaaaccgagttttcaattcttcattttggctcttgtttgtctATGCTAAGGCATCAAATCTTC
The Silene latifolia isolate original U9 population chromosome 11, ASM4854445v1, whole genome shotgun sequence genome window above contains:
- the LOC141614773 gene encoding putative receptor-like protein kinase At5g39000, producing the protein FQLVSPLYCYNCWRTLSFLSKVYNIILFVALVLFLSVTDVLLSGLEILKLSDPTRNLAVPNPPYNVTHTTSLNRTPSSKSSIRKTIILIGSITGGLLLVSVILLALFRRKVQYKKLFTSANSSRPSLPSDLCRRFSLTQIRITTRDFDQNLIIGRGGFGKVYKGCIDGGATDVAIKRLNPTSKQGEQEFLTEIEMLSRLRHRHLVSLIGYCDEKGEMMLIYEYVPRGTLRDHLIYRDTKGTNNNQVLSWNQRLAICLGSARGLEYLHAGTKQLIIHRDVKSTNILLDEKWTAKVSDFGLSKVGPASDTREGHVSTTVKGSFGYLDPDYYKRGQLTEKSDIYSFGVMLFEVLCARPAVGLNLPKVRACYTKGILHTLVNPTLTGQITPECLSKFGEIAELCVRVNRDERPSMRDVVWSLEFMLTLQQDGENTSDGSPMVELTISSNATGGGENGASTISLGEYICESRAVSVNTQGSTVASNTAVTNSHMEVKSGSVFSEIFDLRAR